The alpha proteobacterium U9-1i genome includes a region encoding these proteins:
- a CDS encoding ferric iron ABC transporter ATP-binding protein, whose translation MSASTITLANVRRSYGGIAVVDDVSLTAPAAQVLALLGPSGSGKSTILRLIAGLEPVDAGEIKLGDETISTPTRTQAPEQRRVGMVFQDYALFPHLTALANVSFGLDIKRANDQSTIDRQALAWLDRVGLAHRAKSYPHELSGGEQQRVALARALAPGPRAVLLDEPFSGLDPLLRSTLRETALAAIKDSGATAVFVTHDSEEALLVADRLAILKAGKLLQEAAPRHAYDHPASLDAAAALGPVNVFQGAVANGRIATPFGDVHAPGLREGDRAHAVVRLEAVQLTPGTQARVIDRRPHGADDLVRIEAGAVVWRALLSPRVQVGERVDVALQAAGVFAFSAA comes from the coding sequence ATGAGCGCGTCCACGATCACACTTGCAAACGTGCGCCGTTCGTACGGCGGCATCGCAGTCGTCGACGATGTGTCGCTCACCGCGCCCGCGGCCCAAGTACTCGCCCTGCTTGGTCCATCGGGCTCAGGCAAATCCACCATCCTGCGCCTCATCGCCGGCCTCGAACCGGTCGACGCCGGCGAGATCAAACTTGGCGATGAAACCATCTCAACGCCCACGCGCACCCAAGCGCCAGAACAACGCCGCGTCGGCATGGTATTTCAGGATTATGCGCTCTTCCCGCATCTGACCGCGCTCGCCAACGTGTCGTTCGGTCTCGACATCAAGCGCGCCAATGATCAGTCGACGATCGACCGGCAGGCGCTCGCCTGGCTGGACCGTGTTGGCCTTGCTCATCGCGCCAAATCCTATCCGCACGAACTCTCCGGCGGCGAACAACAGCGCGTAGCACTGGCACGCGCGCTCGCGCCGGGCCCGCGCGCGGTGCTGCTCGACGAGCCGTTTTCTGGCCTCGACCCGCTCCTGCGGTCCACCTTGCGCGAAACCGCGCTGGCGGCGATCAAGGATAGCGGCGCCACAGCCGTGTTCGTAACCCATGATTCCGAAGAAGCGTTGCTGGTGGCCGATCGCCTTGCGATCCTCAAAGCCGGCAAGCTGCTTCAGGAAGCAGCGCCACGCCACGCTTACGATCATCCCGCATCGCTTGACGCCGCCGCCGCGCTTGGCCCCGTCAACGTGTTCCAGGGCGCCGTCGCCAACGGCCGCATCGCCACGCCGTTCGGTGACGTTCACGCGCCCGGCCTCCGCGAAGGCGACCGCGCACATGCCGTCGTGCGCCTCGAAGCGGTACAGCTCACGCCCGGAACGCAAGCACGCGTGATTGATCGCAGACCACACGGCGCCGATGATCTGGTGCGCATTGAAGCGGGAGCCGTAGTTTGGCGCGCATTGCTTTCGCCGCGCGTTCAAGTGGGTGAGCGCGTCGATGTCGCGCTTCAGGCCGCGGGCGTGTTCGCCTTCTCAGCTGCCTGA
- a CDS encoding lysophospholipase, which translates to MALALLSACVPTVQRAHSPLATYEGPRFDVAAHKFYSFDGAELGLSAWTPDAEPWAVIIGLHGMNDYAEAFYLSGPWFAERGVATYAYDARGFGRSPRRGVWGGQRLMTEDVRTAVAAARRLHPHAKIAVVGDSMGAATAIATFGAPDAPAIDRLILVAPAVWGWSTLPEHYAATLWVGAHTFPWRPVSAPRNVQRRIVPSDNREMLRRIGRDQNMIFRTRIDAVYGLVGMMETASRRSSNLNGDVAFLYGARDQIIPRASALRAARRLPETARTAVYAEGYHMLLRDLGREVVFNDILSFLQEPSAPFPSQSPALIEREDRSQTASAQANH; encoded by the coding sequence TTGGCGCTAGCTTTGCTTTCTGCGTGCGTGCCGACTGTGCAGCGCGCGCATTCGCCGCTCGCGACGTACGAGGGGCCGCGCTTCGATGTAGCGGCCCATAAATTCTATTCGTTCGACGGCGCTGAGCTCGGCCTCTCGGCGTGGACACCTGATGCTGAACCTTGGGCGGTGATCATCGGCTTGCACGGCATGAACGATTACGCGGAGGCTTTTTATCTTTCGGGTCCCTGGTTCGCGGAGCGCGGCGTTGCGACCTACGCGTATGATGCGCGCGGCTTCGGCCGGTCTCCACGGCGTGGCGTATGGGGCGGCCAGCGCCTGATGACGGAGGACGTGCGCACCGCGGTCGCCGCGGCGCGGCGGCTACATCCGCACGCGAAGATCGCGGTGGTCGGCGATAGCATGGGCGCGGCGACCGCGATCGCGACGTTCGGCGCGCCCGACGCGCCGGCGATCGATCGGTTGATCCTGGTGGCGCCCGCCGTGTGGGGTTGGTCAACGCTGCCCGAGCATTACGCGGCAACCTTGTGGGTAGGCGCGCACACGTTTCCGTGGCGCCCGGTTTCGGCGCCGCGCAACGTGCAGCGCCGCATCGTGCCGTCGGACAATCGCGAGATGTTGCGGCGCATTGGGCGTGACCAGAACATGATCTTCCGTACCCGCATCGATGCGGTGTACGGGTTGGTGGGGATGATGGAGACAGCCTCGCGCCGCTCCAGCAATCTCAATGGCGATGTGGCGTTCCTGTACGGTGCGCGCGACCAGATCATCCCGCGCGCCTCGGCGCTTCGGGCGGCGCGGCGCCTGCCGGAGACGGCGCGAACGGCCGTGTATGCTGAGGGCTACCACATGCTGTTGCGCGATCTCGGCCGGGAAGTGGTGTTCAACGATATTCTCTCGTTTTTGCAGGAGCCTAGCGCGCCGTTTCCGTCGCAAAGTCCGGCATTAATAGAACGTGAAGATCGGTCGCAAACGGCTTCGGCCCAAGCAAATCATTAA
- a CDS encoding glycoprotein gp2: protein MRWLWVLGAVGAVCLGLTGCVTAMLPVVKLDPAFAPAAPPALLGAFADDLAITTRAEWEARRAPLLRARFAAEVYGPYPTNVAPPRVLSRDPIAYERLADIATVEQWSVAVGNEDTPPHFNMVLVLPRGASTRTPLIIMQNFCGNRAALPDAPAEIAGPLTEVLWVCDANWAHPLIEMPFGRYINAPPYADILARGYGLAMFYAGDVVADTVSGAPDGMRKLYGADAPDAGAIAAWAWLYSQAYDVLAADPRIDAARIAIWGHSRNGKAALYAGALDHRFAAIIAHQSGRGGAALSSGTEGESIAKMIEAFPHWFAPAYANAPSSPAMDQHQLLALNAPTPVLLGNGARDAWADPHAAWAAAQAASPAYGLYDVEGFSQTEMRNANVNANLAYFMRPGLHGVYEEDWRVFLDFLDAHLGASRTQGAAR, encoded by the coding sequence ATGCGGTGGCTTTGGGTGCTCGGCGCTGTCGGTGCGGTATGCCTCGGCCTAACCGGATGCGTCACCGCGATGCTGCCCGTGGTGAAGCTCGATCCCGCGTTCGCCCCCGCCGCTCCGCCCGCTCTGCTCGGCGCCTTCGCCGACGATCTCGCGATCACCACGCGCGCCGAGTGGGAAGCGCGCCGCGCACCGTTGCTGCGCGCGCGTTTCGCGGCCGAAGTGTACGGCCCCTACCCCACCAACGTCGCCCCGCCCCGCGTGCTCTCGCGTGACCCCATCGCCTACGAGCGCCTTGCCGACATCGCCACCGTCGAGCAATGGAGCGTCGCCGTCGGCAACGAGGACACGCCGCCGCACTTCAACATGGTGCTGGTGCTGCCGCGCGGCGCCAGCACCCGCACGCCCCTCATCATCATGCAAAATTTCTGCGGCAACCGCGCCGCACTGCCCGACGCGCCAGCCGAAATCGCTGGCCCGCTCACCGAAGTGCTTTGGGTGTGCGACGCCAACTGGGCCCACCCGCTGATCGAAATGCCGTTCGGCCGCTACATCAACGCGCCGCCCTACGCCGACATCCTCGCGCGCGGATACGGCCTCGCCATGTTCTACGCCGGCGATGTCGTCGCCGACACCGTTTCCGGCGCGCCCGACGGCATGCGCAAACTCTACGGCGCTGACGCGCCCGATGCCGGCGCCATCGCCGCATGGGCGTGGCTCTACAGCCAAGCCTACGACGTGCTCGCCGCGGACCCGCGCATCGACGCCGCGCGCATCGCCATCTGGGGCCATTCGCGCAACGGCAAAGCCGCGCTCTACGCCGGCGCGCTCGACCATCGCTTCGCCGCCATCATCGCACACCAATCAGGGCGCGGCGGCGCCGCACTCTCCAGCGGAACCGAGGGCGAAAGCATCGCCAAGATGATCGAAGCGTTTCCGCACTGGTTCGCGCCAGCCTACGCCAACGCCCCTTCATCGCCAGCGATGGACCAACACCAGCTTCTTGCGCTCAATGCGCCAACGCCGGTGCTGCTCGGCAACGGCGCGCGCGACGCGTGGGCCGATCCGCACGCCGCGTGGGCGGCCGCGCAAGCCGCGAGCCCCGCCTACGGGCTTTATGACGTCGAAGGCTTCTCGCAAACCGAAATGCGCAACGCCAACGTCAACGCCAACCTCGCTTATTTCATGCGCCCCGGCCTTCACGGCGTGTACGAGGAGGATTGGCGCGTATTCCTGGATTTCCTCGACGCCCATCTCGGCGCGTCACGCACGCAAGGAGCAGCACGATGA
- a CDS encoding phenylacetic acid degradation protein paaI produces the protein MLGPFCFKVEDGRTRSAFQPRHEHLNGSGAIHGGALMSFADFSLFSIAHNALANNVKAVTLTCNCEFLSAGTLDGGIVEASGEVLRDTRSLVFVRGLVTQASRPVLAFSGTLKKIGA, from the coding sequence GTGCTCGGCCCGTTTTGCTTCAAAGTCGAAGACGGACGCACGCGCTCGGCTTTTCAGCCTCGCCACGAGCATTTGAACGGCTCCGGCGCCATTCATGGCGGCGCCTTGATGAGCTTCGCTGATTTCTCGCTTTTCTCCATCGCCCACAATGCTTTGGCCAACAATGTGAAGGCGGTGACGCTGACCTGCAATTGCGAGTTCCTGAGCGCGGGCACACTCGACGGCGGCATCGTCGAAGCGTCGGGTGAAGTGTTGCGCGACACCAGATCGCTGGTGTTCGTCCGCGGACTTGTCACACAAGCTTCACGCCCAGTGCTTGCATTTTCCGGCACGCTCAAGAAGATCGGCGCTTAA